One Bradyrhizobium manausense DNA segment encodes these proteins:
- a CDS encoding ABC transporter permease — MAAIDFDVELRRAGAHATGGWRRVLFLAQRHVLGAAGLFIMTVFVLTAIFADVIARYDPLSVDSAHALMRPSLAHWMGTDSFGRDVFSRIIHGARISLAVGIGSTALGGTIGVIVGLTSGYLSGWVDLVFQRVSDILQALPLLVLALIMTAALGPSLPNVILAIAIPLIPTVSRVTRANTLALREQPFVEAAKSIGMSEVRIALRHVLPNTLAPLIVLATAQLGSTILTEASLSFLGLGIPEPYPSWGRMLSESAAEYVRTAPWLVIFPGIAISLAVFGANLFGDALRDILDPRQRG; from the coding sequence TTGGCTGCGATCGACTTTGACGTTGAACTGAGGCGGGCCGGCGCGCATGCCACCGGCGGTTGGCGACGCGTGCTGTTTTTGGCGCAGCGGCACGTGCTGGGAGCGGCCGGGCTCTTCATCATGACGGTGTTCGTTCTGACGGCGATCTTCGCGGATGTCATCGCGCGCTATGACCCGCTGAGCGTCGATTCCGCCCATGCGCTGATGCGTCCGAGCCTGGCGCACTGGATGGGCACGGATTCCTTCGGCCGCGATGTGTTCAGTCGCATCATCCACGGCGCGCGGATCTCGCTCGCCGTCGGGATCGGCTCGACCGCGCTCGGCGGTACGATCGGCGTGATCGTCGGGCTGACCTCCGGCTATCTCTCCGGCTGGGTCGATCTCGTGTTCCAGCGCGTGTCCGATATTTTGCAGGCGCTGCCGCTGCTGGTGCTCGCCCTGATCATGACGGCCGCACTCGGTCCATCGCTGCCGAACGTCATCCTCGCCATTGCCATTCCATTGATCCCGACCGTGTCACGCGTCACCCGCGCCAACACGCTGGCACTGCGCGAGCAGCCTTTCGTGGAAGCGGCGAAATCGATCGGCATGAGCGAGGTGCGGATTGCGCTGCGCCACGTACTGCCGAACACGCTCGCGCCGCTGATCGTGCTTGCGACCGCCCAGCTCGGCTCGACCATTTTGACCGAGGCCTCGCTCTCGTTCCTCGGCCTCGGCATCCCCGAGCCGTACCCATCATGGGGCCGCATGTTGTCGGAATCCGCCGCCGAATATGTGCGCACCGCGCCGTGGCTGGTGATTTTCCCGGGCATCGCGATCAGCCTTGCCGTGTTCGGCGCCAATCTGTTCGGTGACGCCCTGCGCGACATCCTCGATCCCCGGCAGCGCGGCTGA
- a CDS encoding ABC transporter ATP-binding protein, with amino-acid sequence MADTSDLVLDVKNLRTVFFTNSGLFKAVDDVSFTVSRGETLAIVGESGCGKSVTALSLMRLVPDPPGRIVGGSVSLEGTDLLALDEAEMRKIRGNRISMIFQEPMTSLNPVMRIGDQIVEAVRLHRNLSTKEAQNIAVEMLRLVRIPEPARRVKEYPHQLSGGMRQRAMIAMALACRPALLIADEPTTALDVTIQAQILALVLDLQKELGTGLVLITHDLGVVAQTAQRVIVMYAGRKVEEASVEALFAAPKHPYTRGLMASIPAVPESGIAAQERLNEIPGTVPSLVRLPKGCAFAPRCKLAVKRCEAEYPPLVDWGGGHFAACWRAAEVAEVA; translated from the coding sequence ATGGCTGATACCTCCGATCTCGTGCTCGACGTGAAGAACCTGAGGACGGTCTTCTTCACCAACTCCGGCCTGTTCAAGGCGGTCGACGACGTCTCCTTCACGGTAAGCCGCGGCGAGACGCTGGCGATCGTCGGCGAGTCCGGTTGCGGCAAGAGCGTTACCGCGCTGTCGCTGATGCGGCTGGTGCCCGATCCGCCCGGCCGTATTGTCGGCGGCTCCGTCTCGCTCGAAGGCACCGATCTCTTGGCGCTGGACGAAGCCGAGATGCGCAAGATCCGTGGCAACCGCATCTCCATGATCTTCCAGGAGCCGATGACCTCGCTCAATCCCGTCATGCGGATCGGCGACCAGATCGTCGAGGCGGTGCGGCTGCACAGAAACCTGTCGACCAAGGAAGCGCAGAATATCGCGGTCGAGATGCTGCGGCTGGTCCGCATCCCCGAGCCGGCGCGGCGCGTGAAGGAGTATCCGCACCAACTCTCCGGCGGCATGCGCCAGCGCGCGATGATCGCGATGGCGCTGGCATGCCGGCCGGCTCTGCTGATCGCGGACGAGCCGACCACAGCGCTCGACGTCACCATTCAGGCGCAGATCCTGGCGCTGGTCCTCGATCTGCAGAAGGAACTCGGCACCGGCCTCGTGCTGATCACCCATGATCTCGGCGTCGTCGCGCAGACAGCGCAGCGTGTGATCGTGATGTATGCGGGACGCAAGGTCGAGGAAGCCAGTGTCGAGGCGCTGTTCGCCGCGCCAAAGCATCCCTATACACGCGGGCTGATGGCCTCGATCCCTGCTGTGCCCGAGTCCGGCATCGCTGCCCAGGAGCGGCTGAACGAAATTCCGGGCACCGTGCCGTCGCTGGTGCGGCTGCCCAAGGGCTGCGCCTTCGCGCCGCGCTGCAAGCTCGCAGTGAAGCGCTGCGAGGCCGAATATCCGCCGCTGGTCGATTGGGGTGGCGGCCATTTCGCCGCCTGCTGGCGCGCGGCCGAAGTGGCGGAGGTCGCATGA
- a CDS encoding ABC transporter ATP-binding protein produces MSNALLEITDLKKHYPVRAGVLRRQVGTVHSVDGVSFSLGAGETLGLVGESGCGKSTVARSVLRLVEPTSGQIRLDGEDITHLSKAALRPHRRSMQIVFQDPFASLNPRMTAGDIVGEPLAVHGLATGKALEARVARLFEQVGLRPDQMRNFPHQFSGGQRQRICIARALALEPRLIVCDEPVSALDVSIQAQVINLLIDLQKQHGFSYLFIAHDLAVVAHISHRVAVMYLGRIVEIADKDELFRNPRHPYTQALLASVPIANPLAKKLAPLVDGDVPSPVNPPPGCAFHTRCRFAMERCKAERPVLVDAGDGHQVACLLNDGTGRPA; encoded by the coding sequence ATGAGCAACGCGCTACTCGAAATCACCGATCTCAAAAAGCACTATCCCGTGCGGGCCGGCGTGCTGCGCCGGCAGGTCGGCACCGTACACTCCGTGGACGGCGTCTCGTTCTCGCTTGGCGCCGGCGAAACGCTTGGCCTCGTCGGCGAATCCGGCTGCGGCAAGTCGACGGTGGCGCGCAGCGTGCTGCGGCTGGTCGAGCCGACCTCAGGTCAGATCCGCCTCGACGGCGAAGACATCACGCATCTGTCCAAGGCGGCGCTGCGCCCGCACCGCCGCTCGATGCAGATCGTGTTCCAGGACCCGTTCGCGTCGCTCAATCCACGCATGACTGCGGGCGACATCGTCGGCGAGCCGCTTGCCGTGCACGGGCTCGCCACCGGCAAGGCGCTGGAAGCCCGCGTCGCAAGGCTGTTCGAGCAGGTCGGCCTGCGGCCCGACCAGATGCGCAACTTCCCGCATCAATTTTCCGGTGGCCAGCGCCAGCGCATCTGCATCGCGCGGGCGCTGGCGCTGGAGCCGCGCCTGATCGTCTGCGACGAGCCGGTGTCGGCGCTCGACGTCTCGATTCAGGCGCAAGTGATCAATCTGCTAATCGACCTGCAAAAGCAGCACGGCTTCTCGTACCTTTTCATCGCTCACGACCTCGCGGTGGTCGCCCATATCAGCCACCGCGTCGCCGTGATGTATCTCGGCCGCATCGTCGAGATCGCCGACAAGGACGAGCTGTTCCGCAATCCGCGCCATCCCTACACTCAAGCCCTGCTCGCCTCGGTGCCGATCGCCAATCCGCTGGCGAAGAAGCTCGCGCCGCTGGTCGACGGCGACGTACCGAGCCCGGTCAATCCGCCGCCCGGCTGCGCGTTTCACACGCGCTGCCGGTTTGCGATGGAACGATGCAAGGCGGAGCGGCCGGTGCTGGTCGATGCAGGCGACGGACACCAGGTGGCGTGCCTGCTCAATGACGGGACGGGGCGACCGGCGTAG
- a CDS encoding acetyl/propionyl/methylcrotonyl-CoA carboxylase subunit alpha → MRNGSVQHRPFSRVLVANRGEIALRVMRSARQLGLGVVAVYSDADCDALHVKQADQAVRIGEALPAQSYLNIPAIIAAAKASGADAVHPGYGFLAENEDFAQACKEAGLVFIGPSPQAIEAMGNKAGAKEIMKKAGVPVVPGYQGADQGDDIMFAEAKKIGFPVMIKAVAGGGGRGMRLVNDEASFPDALRSARSEAKAAFGDPTVILERAIQNPRHIEVQVFGDRHGNAIHLGERDCSVQRRHQKLIEEAPSPAMTPELRAKMGEVAVAAVKALRYEGAGTLEFLLDRSGEFYFMEMNTRLQVEHPVTEAITGLDLVELQLRVARGEPLPVKQQDVEFTGHAIEVRLCSEDAAQDFMPQSGLMARWQVPDGIRVEHALQSGSEIPPFYDSMIAKVIGHGATREEARGRLIVGLEQLTAFGVTTNQSFLISCLRHPGFAKGEATTAFIGAHRDELLAPRTDAAFDTALAGLLLYATNPRAPAWRGGRSLSATFPLPAKLEIAGHVNELDVTRERNGSYTVATVARQDKFEIDQLDPDAIRFRHDGVMDSAKFLRDGDRLFVQHRGNSLAVNDLTLAAPKAAASNGGDGKVRAAMNGRVVAVLVKAGDRVTAGQPVMTLEAMKMEHVHKAGIDGVVAAIGVAEGEQVTTGRIVAEIGV, encoded by the coding sequence ATGAGGAACGGATCAGTGCAACACCGGCCGTTCTCTCGGGTTCTGGTCGCCAATCGCGGCGAGATCGCATTGCGCGTGATGCGCAGCGCGCGGCAGCTTGGGCTTGGCGTCGTTGCGGTCTATTCGGACGCTGATTGCGACGCGCTCCATGTCAAGCAGGCCGATCAGGCCGTCCGCATTGGCGAAGCCTTGCCGGCGCAGTCCTATCTCAACATCCCCGCGATCATCGCAGCAGCCAAGGCGAGCGGCGCGGACGCCGTGCATCCCGGTTACGGCTTCCTTGCCGAGAACGAAGACTTTGCGCAGGCCTGCAAGGAAGCCGGCCTCGTCTTCATCGGTCCGTCGCCGCAGGCGATCGAGGCGATGGGCAACAAGGCCGGCGCCAAGGAGATCATGAAGAAGGCCGGCGTGCCTGTTGTACCCGGCTACCAGGGCGCTGATCAGGGCGATGACATCATGTTTGCGGAGGCTAAAAAGATCGGCTTCCCCGTGATGATCAAGGCGGTGGCGGGTGGCGGTGGTCGCGGCATGCGGCTTGTCAATGACGAGGCGTCCTTCCCCGATGCACTGCGCAGTGCGCGTTCGGAAGCGAAGGCGGCGTTCGGTGACCCCACGGTGATCCTCGAGCGTGCTATCCAGAACCCGCGGCACATCGAGGTCCAGGTGTTCGGCGATCGCCATGGCAACGCCATTCATCTCGGCGAGCGCGATTGCTCGGTGCAGCGCCGGCACCAGAAGCTGATCGAGGAAGCGCCATCGCCGGCGATGACGCCGGAGCTGCGCGCGAAGATGGGCGAGGTCGCGGTCGCAGCCGTGAAGGCGCTGCGTTACGAAGGCGCCGGCACGCTGGAGTTCCTGCTCGACCGGAGCGGGGAATTCTACTTCATGGAGATGAACACGCGCCTCCAGGTCGAACATCCCGTGACGGAGGCCATCACTGGCCTTGATCTCGTCGAGCTGCAGCTGCGTGTCGCGCGCGGCGAGCCGCTGCCGGTGAAGCAGCAGGACGTCGAGTTCACAGGGCATGCTATCGAGGTGCGCCTGTGCTCGGAAGATGCAGCGCAGGATTTCATGCCGCAGTCCGGCCTCATGGCGCGCTGGCAGGTGCCTGACGGCATACGCGTCGAGCACGCGCTGCAGTCGGGATCGGAGATCCCGCCGTTCTACGATTCCATGATCGCCAAGGTGATCGGCCATGGCGCGACGCGCGAGGAGGCGAGGGGACGGCTGATTGTCGGGCTGGAGCAACTTACCGCGTTCGGCGTGACGACCAATCAGTCGTTCCTGATCTCGTGCCTGCGTCACCCCGGCTTTGCCAAGGGCGAAGCGACGACGGCGTTCATTGGCGCGCATCGCGACGAGCTGCTGGCGCCGCGTACCGATGCTGCATTCGACACGGCACTCGCCGGCCTGTTGCTCTACGCCACCAATCCGCGCGCACCGGCATGGCGCGGTGGCCGGAGCTTGTCGGCAACATTCCCGCTACCTGCCAAGCTCGAAATCGCCGGTCATGTGAATGAACTGGACGTCACGCGCGAGCGCAATGGGAGCTACACTGTCGCCACTGTCGCGCGGCAAGACAAATTCGAGATCGATCAGCTCGATCCCGACGCCATCCGTTTCCGCCACGACGGCGTGATGGATAGCGCCAAATTCCTGCGCGACGGCGATCGGCTGTTCGTCCAGCACCGCGGCAATTCGCTCGCGGTGAATGATCTCACGCTCGCTGCGCCAAAGGCTGCCGCGAGCAATGGCGGCGACGGAAAGGTCCGCGCCGCCATGAACGGTCGCGTCGTTGCCGTTCTCGTCAAGGCAGGTGATCGTGTCACCGCCGGCCAGCCCGTGATGACGCTCGAAGCGATGAAGATGGAGCACGTCCACAAGGCCGGCATTGACGGCGTCGTCGCCGCGATCGGTGTCGCCGAGGGCGAGCAGGTGACGACAGGCAGGATCGTGGCGGAGATCGGTGTGTAA
- a CDS encoding acyl-CoA carboxylase subunit beta, translating to MSILENTISPGSAAYHANRDGMLGLIDRMRALEERTRAASAAAKDRFHKRGQLLPRERVALVLDPGAPFIELSTLAGYMFDVPDAAKSVPGGGVIAGIGFVSGIRCMVSANDAGIDAGALQPYGLDKTIRVQELALENKLPYVQLVESAGANLLRYRVEDFVRGGNIFRNLARLSAAGLPVVTVTHGSSTAGGAYQTGLSDYIVMVRGRTRAFLAGPPLLKAATGEIATEEELGGAEMHTQVSGLGDYLAEDDRDALRIARDIMAALEWERPGRAVPEYKPPRYDQDELLGIMPIDHKRPVDMKQVIARLVDDSDFTEMAPNYGPATVCGHARIEGQAIGIITNNGPLDPDGANKATHFIQACCQTRTPILYLNNTTGYMVGKAYEEAGMIKHGSKMIQAVTSATVPQITIYCGASFGAGNYGMCGRGFHPRFCFSWPNAKTAVMGGEQAAETMAIVTEAAAARRGKPIEKDKLEAMKAQIVGVFDGQMDVFSTSARVLDDGVIDPRDTRAVLSEVLAICREGDRRTPQRMQFSVARP from the coding sequence ATGTCCATTCTCGAAAACACCATCTCCCCCGGCAGTGCCGCCTACCATGCGAATCGCGATGGCATGCTCGGCTTGATCGACCGCATGCGCGCGCTGGAAGAGCGCACGCGTGCGGCATCGGCGGCAGCCAAGGATCGCTTCCATAAGCGCGGCCAGCTGTTGCCGCGCGAGCGCGTCGCGCTGGTGCTCGATCCCGGCGCGCCCTTTATCGAACTCTCGACGCTGGCCGGCTACATGTTCGACGTGCCGGATGCGGCCAAGAGCGTGCCGGGCGGCGGCGTCATCGCCGGCATCGGCTTCGTCTCGGGCATTCGCTGCATGGTCAGCGCCAACGACGCCGGCATCGATGCCGGCGCGCTGCAGCCCTACGGCCTCGATAAGACGATTCGCGTTCAGGAACTCGCGCTGGAGAACAAGCTGCCCTATGTGCAGCTCGTCGAGAGTGCCGGCGCCAATCTGCTGCGCTATCGCGTCGAGGACTTTGTTCGTGGCGGCAACATCTTTCGCAATCTCGCACGGCTCTCCGCCGCGGGCCTGCCGGTCGTTACGGTCACGCACGGTTCGTCGACTGCCGGTGGCGCCTACCAGACCGGCCTGTCCGACTACATCGTGATGGTTCGCGGCCGCACCCGCGCTTTCCTTGCCGGGCCGCCACTGTTGAAGGCCGCAACCGGCGAGATCGCAACGGAGGAAGAACTCGGCGGCGCCGAGATGCACACGCAGGTGTCCGGCCTCGGTGACTATCTCGCCGAGGACGATCGCGACGCGTTGCGCATCGCGCGCGACATCATGGCGGCGCTGGAATGGGAGCGGCCAGGCAGGGCCGTGCCGGAGTATAAGCCGCCGCGCTACGATCAGGACGAGCTGCTCGGCATCATGCCGATAGACCACAAGCGCCCCGTCGACATGAAGCAGGTGATCGCCCGCCTCGTCGACGATTCCGACTTCACCGAGATGGCGCCGAATTACGGCCCGGCCACTGTCTGCGGCCATGCCCGCATCGAGGGGCAGGCGATCGGTATCATCACCAACAACGGCCCGCTTGATCCTGATGGCGCCAACAAGGCGACGCATTTCATCCAGGCTTGCTGCCAGACCCGCACGCCGATCCTCTATCTCAACAACACGACCGGCTACATGGTCGGCAAGGCTTATGAAGAGGCCGGCATGATCAAGCACGGCTCGAAGATGATCCAGGCGGTAACGTCGGCGACGGTGCCGCAGATCACCATTTATTGCGGCGCCTCGTTCGGCGCCGGCAATTACGGCATGTGCGGGCGCGGCTTCCATCCGCGCTTCTGCTTCTCCTGGCCGAACGCCAAGACCGCCGTGATGGGCGGCGAGCAGGCCGCCGAAACCATGGCCATCGTGACCGAAGCTGCCGCCGCGCGCCGTGGCAAGCCGATCGAGAAAGACAAGCTGGAGGCCATGAAGGCGCAGATCGTCGGCGTTTTCGACGGCCAAATGGATGTGTTTTCGACGAGCGCCCGCGTGCTCGACGACGGCGTGATCGATCCGCGCGACACCCGCGCGGTCCTCTCCGAAGTGCTCGCGATCTGCCGCGAGGGCGACAGGCGGACACCCCAGCGCATGCAATTCTCGGTGGCCCGCCCATGA
- a CDS encoding 3-keto-5-aminohexanoate cleavage protein, translated as MSDKAVITCALNGVLTDPKQHNVPVTPEQMAREAKAAFDAGASVMHIHLRQQAPNKGHLPSWDVAVSKEIQQAIREACPGVIINHTSGVSGPNYSGALDCIRETRPEIAACNAGSLNYLKVKADNTWAWPPMMFDNAVEKVKDYLDVMNAVGTIPEFECFDVGIVRCVGMYHQVGMYKGPLEYNFVMGVASGMPSDPELLPILIKLKRPEAQFQVTAIGREEIWPLHQRCAELGGHLRTGLEDAFYLADGKKVTSNGQLIEAIGACARRAGREIASPAEARKIFGTNR; from the coding sequence ATGAGCGACAAGGCCGTCATCACCTGCGCGCTGAACGGCGTGCTCACCGACCCGAAGCAGCACAACGTGCCTGTGACGCCCGAGCAGATGGCGCGCGAGGCCAAGGCGGCGTTCGATGCGGGCGCCTCCGTCATGCATATCCATCTGCGCCAGCAGGCTCCGAACAAGGGCCATCTGCCGTCCTGGGACGTCGCCGTCAGCAAGGAGATCCAGCAGGCGATCCGGGAAGCCTGCCCCGGTGTGATCATCAACCACACCTCGGGCGTCTCCGGTCCAAACTATAGCGGCGCGCTCGATTGCATCCGCGAGACCAGGCCGGAGATCGCCGCCTGCAATGCAGGCTCGCTGAATTATCTGAAGGTGAAGGCCGACAACACCTGGGCCTGGCCGCCGATGATGTTCGACAACGCAGTCGAGAAGGTGAAGGACTATCTCGACGTCATGAACGCGGTGGGCACTATCCCCGAGTTCGAATGCTTTGACGTCGGCATCGTGCGCTGCGTCGGCATGTACCACCAGGTTGGCATGTACAAGGGGCCGCTCGAATACAACTTCGTCATGGGCGTCGCCTCCGGCATGCCATCCGATCCCGAGCTTTTGCCGATCCTGATCAAGCTGAAGCGCCCCGAAGCGCAATTCCAGGTCACTGCGATCGGCCGCGAAGAGATCTGGCCGTTGCACCAGCGCTGCGCCGAGCTCGGCGGTCACCTCCGTACTGGTCTCGAGGACGCCTTCTATCTCGCCGACGGCAAGAAGGTGACCTCGAACGGCCAGCTGATCGAGGCCATCGGGGCCTGCGCCCGCCGTGCCGGCCGCGAGATCGCAAGCCCCGCCGAGGCACGGAAGATCTTTGGGACGAACAGGTAG
- a CDS encoding helix-turn-helix domain-containing protein — protein MEDNGRESDHLMLITPERVFYAGLLGRPRKRTPGCCHVYVAVKGSLHLTIDDVLASGELFITLPNQRHSIASDYRTAISVTLEPESMPDGVLEDLARRLMGPDRAVYARKILAAYALLRQRRYGDINTAEFDEMCFGEALPRRVLDRRVTRAVARIERFSGEPVTADTCAAEAGLSASRFLHLFKEETGISFRSFRAWKRARHLLHFANQDLNLAHLAQDIGYPDSTHFSHSIRRFYGLKPRAIFVGSRDLAIYRSTETVRELAEAG, from the coding sequence ATGGAAGATAACGGTCGCGAATCCGACCATTTGATGCTGATCACGCCGGAGCGGGTCTTCTATGCCGGCTTGCTCGGCAGGCCCCGCAAGCGGACCCCAGGTTGTTGCCACGTCTATGTCGCGGTGAAAGGCAGCTTGCATCTCACGATCGACGACGTCCTCGCCAGCGGCGAACTGTTCATCACTCTCCCAAACCAGCGGCATTCCATTGCCAGCGACTACCGCACTGCAATCAGCGTCACGCTCGAGCCGGAAAGCATGCCGGACGGCGTGCTGGAGGATTTGGCTCGGCGGCTGATGGGGCCGGACCGAGCGGTGTATGCCCGCAAAATCCTCGCCGCCTACGCGCTGCTGCGCCAGCGCCGCTATGGCGACATCAACACCGCCGAATTCGACGAGATGTGTTTTGGCGAGGCGCTGCCGCGCCGTGTGCTCGACCGGCGTGTGACGCGCGCCGTCGCCCGCATCGAGCGCTTCTCGGGCGAGCCGGTAACGGCCGATACCTGTGCGGCCGAAGCTGGTCTCTCGGCCTCGCGCTTCCTGCATCTGTTCAAGGAGGAGACCGGCATCTCGTTCCGCTCTTTCCGCGCCTGGAAGCGCGCGCGGCATCTGTTGCACTTCGCCAACCAGGATCTCAACCTCGCCCATCTCGCGCAGGACATCGGCTATCCCGATAGCACGCATTTCAGCCATTCGATCCGCCGCTTCTACGGTTTGAAGCCGCGCGCGATCTTCGTCGGCTCGCGCGATCTTGCGATCTATCGCAGCACCGAGACGGTGCGGGAGCTCGCGGAAGCGGGCTGA
- a CDS encoding glutathione S-transferase family protein, with protein sequence MITLYHCDAARSFRPLWMLEEMGLPYELKMLPFPPRVFAKEYLALNPLGTIPFMVDGETRMTESSGICHYLGVKHGPTPLMVGPEDPAYGAFLNWMYFSDATLTFPQTLVLRYTQLEPEERRNPQVATDYAKWFLGRLRAVEAATAHAETLCAGRFTAADIVIGYALRLASNIGLAKDFGPNVTAYWARLQQRDGFKRAVAAEQKAGTEQNVAPRVRA encoded by the coding sequence ATGATTACGCTCTATCACTGCGACGCCGCGCGCTCGTTCCGCCCGCTCTGGATGCTGGAGGAGATGGGACTGCCGTATGAGCTGAAGATGCTGCCATTTCCGCCGCGGGTCTTCGCCAAGGAATACCTCGCGCTCAATCCGCTCGGCACGATTCCCTTCATGGTCGATGGCGAGACCAGGATGACGGAGTCCTCCGGAATTTGCCACTATCTCGGCGTCAAGCACGGGCCGACGCCGCTGATGGTCGGCCCTGAAGATCCCGCCTATGGCGCGTTCCTGAACTGGATGTATTTCAGCGACGCCACATTAACCTTCCCGCAGACGCTGGTGCTCCGCTACACCCAGCTTGAGCCGGAGGAGCGCCGCAATCCGCAGGTCGCCACCGACTACGCAAAGTGGTTCCTGGGGCGGTTGCGTGCGGTCGAGGCGGCGACCGCGCATGCCGAAACTTTGTGCGCGGGTCGTTTTACCGCCGCTGACATTGTCATCGGTTATGCGCTTCGCCTGGCCAGCAATATTGGTCTCGCCAAGGATTTCGGGCCGAATGTCACAGCCTATTGGGCGCGATTGCAGCAGCGCGACGGCTTCAAGCGCGCGGTTGCCGCGGAGCAGAAGGCCGGCACTGAACAGAATGTTGCGCCGCGCGTGAGAGCATAG
- a CDS encoding acyl-CoA dehydrogenase family protein: protein MLFTADHDDIRRSLQKFIANEINPHVDEWEKADIFPAHELFKKMGSLGFLGLNKPTEFGGSGLDYSYALMMAEELGAITCGGVPMAIGVQTDMATPALARFGSDEVRREFLTPSISGDFVACIGVSEPGAGSDVASIKTSARSDGDDYVITGGKMWITNGTQADWICLLANTGDGPVHRNKSLICVPMKSKGVNVARKLDKMGMRSSDTAQIFFDNVRVPKRNRIGEEGKGFTYQMIQFQEERLWGAAACLKAHEYVINETIEYTRNRKAFGQSILDNQVVHFKLAEMQTEVELLRALIYRAAEQLVAGEDVTRLATMAKLKAGRLGRELTDACLQYWGGMGFTNETPVSRAYRDSRLTSIGGGADEVMLMVLCKMMGTLPGSHKV from the coding sequence ATGCTGTTCACCGCCGACCACGACGATATCCGCCGTTCCCTGCAGAAATTCATCGCCAACGAGATCAATCCCCATGTCGATGAATGGGAGAAGGCCGATATCTTCCCGGCGCACGAGCTGTTCAAGAAGATGGGCAGCCTCGGCTTCCTCGGACTGAACAAGCCCACCGAGTTCGGCGGCTCGGGCCTCGATTATTCCTATGCGCTGATGATGGCGGAGGAGCTTGGTGCGATCACCTGTGGCGGCGTGCCGATGGCGATCGGGGTGCAGACCGACATGGCAACGCCGGCGCTGGCCCGGTTCGGGTCGGACGAGGTGCGACGTGAATTTCTGACGCCCTCGATCTCAGGCGACTTCGTTGCCTGCATCGGCGTCTCCGAGCCAGGCGCGGGCTCGGACGTCGCCTCGATCAAGACCAGCGCACGCTCGGATGGCGACGACTACGTCATCACCGGTGGCAAGATGTGGATCACCAACGGCACCCAGGCCGACTGGATCTGCCTGCTCGCCAACACCGGTGACGGTCCCGTTCACCGCAACAAATCGCTGATCTGCGTGCCCATGAAGAGCAAGGGCGTCAATGTCGCGCGAAAGCTCGACAAGATGGGCATGCGCTCCTCGGACACGGCGCAGATCTTCTTCGATAATGTCCGCGTGCCCAAGCGCAACCGGATCGGCGAGGAGGGCAAGGGCTTTACCTATCAGATGATCCAGTTTCAGGAGGAGCGTCTCTGGGGCGCGGCAGCCTGCCTGAAGGCGCATGAATACGTCATCAACGAGACCATCGAATACACCCGCAACAGAAAAGCCTTCGGCCAGAGCATCCTCGACAATCAGGTCGTCCACTTCAAGCTCGCGGAGATGCAGACCGAGGTCGAGCTGTTGCGCGCGCTGATCTATCGCGCCGCCGAGCAACTGGTCGCCGGCGAGGATGTCACAAGGCTTGCGACCATGGCCAAGCTGAAGGCCGGTCGGCTCGGCCGCGAGCTCACCGACGCCTGCTTGCAATATTGGGGCGGAATGGGCTTTACCAACGAGACGCCGGTCAGCCGCGCCTATCGCGACAGCCGCCTGACCTCGATCGGCGGTGGCGCCGACGAGGTCATGCTGATGGTCCTGTGCAAGATGATGGGCACGCTGCCCGGAAGTCATAAAGTGTGA